From the Bombus vancouverensis nearcticus chromosome 3, iyBomVanc1_principal, whole genome shotgun sequence genome, one window contains:
- the LOC117165710 gene encoding DNA excision repair protein ERCC-6 isoform X3 gives MESDDQGQVFNNEKFNGIHINGGDNSLREKVLSIRSEESIFNEASRKIDNFMKSNIKTKKDSKELNNDNGTGTIDCSGQKKLKKQVQTGEITPFQAIEKQFDLLKTKGTFNKSSHLLDLEKYLRQQAELAKQRKRLKENSKASKYTSNNAVTIKKPKLLNTHPKEFKIAKKTKIEANKKKLVSEFETSKSLNKNNDINYETEDSKFNQIENSTKEAKHSKNEFISCNSSEDNTKETLIENTTNIKFADITNDSESEYVPSDEQIDSADEGKSCKKRKSLTKSVHTKRVLDDGNEEMYRERVEKSGYPKDEPLHKIDNLFKIPQSIWKKLYKYQKVSVQWLWELHLRGLGGLLGDEMGLGKTVQVIAFLAGLDCSELLSDGGRFRGLGPTIIVCPATLMEQWVKHFHEWWPILRVAVLHQCGTYNGNLEYLMHSLKSGGVLITSYSGMLIHKDLLVTSQWHYVILDEGHKIRNPQAKISKAVKEFSTPHRLLLTGSPMQNSLKELWSLFDFILPGKLGTLPAFLEHCAAPITRGGYTNASPLQEAIALQVATMLRDTITPYMLRRTKNDVQHHLNLPEKNEQVLFCSLTGEQKELYKEYLRSADVSFILHEKSNSVSRRYRARLLIALSVLRKICNHPDLFLYTNPVDSDEDIDVSNEALEKFGYWKRSGKMIVVRSLLKIWKKQGHRVLLFTQGRQMMHVLESLVQSEEYSYLRMDGITSMSQRQETIRLFNKDPSYFVFLLTTRVGGLGVNLTGANRVVIYDPDWNPATDAQARARAWRIGQNKKVTIYRLITAGTIEEKMYHRQIFKILLANKVLEDPRQHRLFKTSDLVELFNFNESIDNNSSEIDQLFGQSRLVSSSTKFSPNKIEKMRKLAATLSKNISQNTSNSTPVIQIANATENHYVSSCHNNNIDQDILKHNYEIFKDNLTKEGIRNESNLHKKNEDILFSAHQESTNDNNIQNKISKDIEYNTDNILNNKLEDEDHTLTNRNNETVTCNVNMNEDTLPKLNKNHCKEKRKRSSRLEEHAASALFEGERVSHLIGRRLGRSLAEEPKPIEDDQYVLEKLFAKASVTSAFQHETVLSNSEYNSDDKNPMQRLARETAQENMDSIRKSRKWCWKPMWNSMSPKND, from the exons ATGGAAAGTGATGATCAAGGACAAGTttttaataatgaaaaatttaatggTATACACATAAATGGGGGAGATAACAGTTTGAGAGAGAAG GTTTTGTCAATAAGAAGCGAGGAAAGCATTTTTAATGAAGCATCAAGAAAGATTGATAATTTCATGAaatcaaatataaaaacaaaaaaggattCAAAAGAACTAAACAATGATAATGGAACTGGTACTATAGATTGTTCAGGgcaaaaaaaattaaaaaaacaagtTCAAACTGGAGAGATTACGCCCTTTCAAGCAATTGAAAAACAGTTTGATTTGTTAAAAACTAAAGG gACATTTAATAAATCCTCTCATTTACTTGATCTTGAAAAATACCTTCGACAGCAGGCTGAACTTGCCAAACAAAGAAAACGTTTGAAAGAAAATTCAAAGGCATCTAAGTATACTAGTAATAATGCAGTAACAATTAAAAAGccaaaattattaaatactcatcctaaagaatttaaaatagcgaaaaaaacaaaaatcgaAGCTAATAAGAAGAAATTAGTTTCTGAATTTGAAACATCaaaaagtttaaataaaaacaatgaTATTAATTATGAAACAGAAGATAGTAAGTTTAATCAAATTGAGAATTCTACCAAAGAGGCTAAACATTCAAAAAATGAATTCATTTCCTGTAATAGTTCCGAAGATAATACTAAAGAGACATTGATTGAAAATACAACAAACATTAAATTTGCAGATATAACTAATGATTCTGAAAGTGAATATGTACCGAGTGATGAACAAATAGATTCAG caGATGAAGGAAAATCATGTAAAAAGAGAAAATCTCTTACCAAATCTGTTCATACAAAAAGAG TTTTGGATGATGGAAATGAAGAGATGTATAGAGAAAGGGTAGAGAAAAGTGGTTATCCAAAAGATGAACCACTACACAAAatagataatttatttaaaatcccTCAATCTATATGGAAAAAGTTATATAA ATATCAGAAAGTGTCTGTACAATGGTTGTGGGAACTGCATCTTCGTGGCTTAGGAGGGTTACTAGGTGATGAAATGGGTTTGGGAAAGACTGTTCAAGTAATTGCATTTCTTGCAGGTTTAGATTGTAGTGAATTATTGTCAGATGGTGGAAG GTTCAGAGGTTTAGGACCAACTATAATTGTTTGTCCAGCTACTCTAATGGAACAATGGGTAAAGCATTTTCATGAATGGTGGCCTATTTTAAGAGTGGCTGTTCTACATCAATGTGGAACTTATAATG GTAATTTGGAGTATTTAATGCACTCTTTAAAATCTGGTGGTGTATTAATTACTTCTTATTCTGGTATGCTTATACATAAAGATTTACTTGTAACCAGTCAATGGCACTATGTCATACTTGATGAAGGTCACAAAATAAGAAATCCACAAGCAAAG ATCAGTAAAGCAGTAAAGGAATTCTCTACACCACATCGACTTTTGTTAACGGGTAGCCCTATGCAAAACTCCTTAAAAGAACTATGGTCCCTCTTTGATTTTATTCTACCTGGCAAGTTAGGCACTTTACCTGCATTTTTAGAGCATTGTGCAGCCCCTATAACTCGTGGAGGATATACAAATGCTTCTCCTTTGCAAGAAGCTATCGCGCTTCAGGTCGCTACAATGCTTAGAGATACTATTACACCATATATGCTCCGAAGAACAAAAAATGATGTGCAACATCATCTTAATCTACCAGAAAAGAACGAACAG GTACTGTTTTGCAGTTTAACAGGAGAACAAAAGGAattatataaagaatatttaCGTTCTGCAGATGTTAGTTTCATTTTGCATGAAAAGAGTAATTCAGTAAGCAGAAGATACAGGGCTCGCCTCCTCATAGCATTATCAGTGCTTAGGAAGATATGTAATCATCCTGATTTGTTTCTTTATACAAATCCAGTT GATTCAGATGAAGACATTGATGTATCAAATGAAGCATTGGAGAAATTTGGATACTGGAAGCGCTCTGGTAAAATGATAGTGGTTCGGTCCCTTcttaaaatttggaagaaacaGGGACATAGAGTACTTCTTTTTACTCAAGGGAGACAA ATGATGCATGTTTTAGAATCTCTAGTACAAAGCGAAGAATATTCTTATTTAAGAATGGATGGAATTACTTCTATGTCACAACGACAAGAAACAATTCGTTTATTTAataag GATCCATCATATTTTGTGTTTTTGTTAACTACGCGTGTTGGAGGTCTGGGAGTAAATTTGACTGGAGCAAATCGAGTAGTTATTTATGATCCGGATTGGAATCCAGCAACTGATGCTCAAGCAAGAGCACGTGCATGGAGAATTGGACAAAACAAAAAAGTTACCATTTATAGACTTATTACTGCTGGTACTATTGAAGAAAAG ATGTATCACagacaaatatttaaaatacttcTTGCAAATAAGGTTTTAGAAGATCCACGTCAACATAGATTATTTAAAACTTCCGATTTAGttgaactttttaattttaatgaatcTATCGATAATAATTCTAGTGAAATAGATCAATTATTCGGACAATCTAGACTAGTTTCTTCGTCTACCAAATTTTCAcctaataaaattgaaaaaatgcgAAAATTAGCAGCTACGCTTAGTAAAAATATAAGTCAAAATACCTCAAACTCTACACCTGTAATACAAATAGCAAATGCTACAGAGAATCATTATGTTTCAAGTtgccataataataatattgatcaagatattttaaaacacaattatgaaatattcaagGATAATTTAACAAAAGAAGGTATTAGAAACGAGAGTAATCTTCataaaaaaaatgaagatatacttttttCTGCACATCAAGAAAGTACGAATGACAACAATAtccaaaataaaatttcaaaagatATTGAATACAATACAGACAACATCTTAAATAATAAACTGGAAGATGAAGATCATACATTAACAA ATAGAAATAACGAAACAGTAACATGTAATGTGAATATGAATGAAGATACGTtgccaaaattaaataaaaatcattgcaaagaaaaaagaaaaagaagttcaCGATTAGAAGAGCATGCTGCCTCAGCTCTATTTGAAGGAGAACGTGTCTCACATTTAATTGGACGACGTCTTGGACGTTCTCTGGCCGAGGAACCTAAACCAATTGAAGATGATCAATACGTCTTAGAAAAATTATTTGCCAAAGCGA GCGTGACTTCTGCTTTTCAACACGAGACAGTATTATCAAATTCAGAATATAATTCTGATGACAAAAATCCAATGCAACGATTAGCGCGCGAAACAGCGCAAGAAAATATGGACAGTATTCGTAAATCTCGTAAGTGGTGTTGGAAGCCTATGTGGAATTCTATGTCACCAAAAAATGACTGa
- the LOC117165710 gene encoding uncharacterized protein LOC117165710 isoform X2 — protein MESDDQGQVFNNEKFNGIHINGGDNSLREKVLSIRSEESIFNEASRKIDNFMKSNIKTKKDSKELNNDNGTGTIDCSGQKKLKKQVQTGEITPFQAIEKQFDLLKTKGTFNKSSHLLDLEKYLRQQAELAKQRKRLKENSKASKYTSNNAVTIKKPKLLNTHPKEFKIAKKTKIEANKKKLVSEFETSKSLNKNNDINYETEDSKFNQIENSTKEAKHSKNEFISCNSSEDNTKETLIENTTNIKFADITNDSESEYVPSDEQIDSDEGKSCKKRKSLTKSVHTKRVLDDGNEEMYRERVEKSGYPKDEPLHKIDNLFKIPQSIWKKLYKYQKVSVQWLWELHLRGLGGLLGDEMGLGKTVQVIAFLAGLDCSELLSDGGRFRGLGPTIIVCPATLMEQWVKHFHEWWPILRVAVLHQCGTYNGNLEYLMHSLKSGGVLITSYSGMLIHKDLLVTSQWHYVILDEGHKIRNPQAKISKAVKEFSTPHRLLLTGSPMQNSLKELWSLFDFILPGKLGTLPAFLEHCAAPITRGGYTNASPLQEAIALQVATMLRDTITPYMLRRTKNDVQHHLNLPEKNEQVLFCSLTGEQKELYKEYLRSADVSFILHEKSNSVSRRYRARLLIALSVLRKICNHPDLFLYTNPVDSDEDIDVSNEALEKFGYWKRSGKMIVVRSLLKIWKKQGHRVLLFTQGRQMMHVLESLVQSEEYSYLRMDGITSMSQRQETIRLFNKDPSYFVFLLTTRVGGLGVNLTGANRVVIYDPDWNPATDAQARARAWRIGQNKKVTIYRLITAGTIEEKMYHRQIFKILLANKVLEDPRQHRLFKTSDLVELFNFNESIDNNSSEIDQLFGQSRLVSSSTKFSPNKIEKMRKLAATLSKNISQNTSNSTPVIQIANATENHYVSSCHNNNIDQDILKHNYEIFKDNLTKEGIRNESNLHKKNEDILFSAHQESTNDNNIQNKISKDIEYNTDNILNNKLEDEDHTLTSRSNFDIKIHETSNKATVQCLSNDANITEILDRNNETVTCNVNMNEDTLPKLNKNHCKEKRKRSSRLEEHAASALFEGERVSHLIGRRLGRSLAEEPKPIEDDQYVLEKLFAKASVTSAFQHETVLSNSEYNSDDKNPMQRLARETAQENMDSIRKSRKWCWKPMWNSMSPKND, from the exons ATGGAAAGTGATGATCAAGGACAAGTttttaataatgaaaaatttaatggTATACACATAAATGGGGGAGATAACAGTTTGAGAGAGAAG GTTTTGTCAATAAGAAGCGAGGAAAGCATTTTTAATGAAGCATCAAGAAAGATTGATAATTTCATGAaatcaaatataaaaacaaaaaaggattCAAAAGAACTAAACAATGATAATGGAACTGGTACTATAGATTGTTCAGGgcaaaaaaaattaaaaaaacaagtTCAAACTGGAGAGATTACGCCCTTTCAAGCAATTGAAAAACAGTTTGATTTGTTAAAAACTAAAGG gACATTTAATAAATCCTCTCATTTACTTGATCTTGAAAAATACCTTCGACAGCAGGCTGAACTTGCCAAACAAAGAAAACGTTTGAAAGAAAATTCAAAGGCATCTAAGTATACTAGTAATAATGCAGTAACAATTAAAAAGccaaaattattaaatactcatcctaaagaatttaaaatagcgaaaaaaacaaaaatcgaAGCTAATAAGAAGAAATTAGTTTCTGAATTTGAAACATCaaaaagtttaaataaaaacaatgaTATTAATTATGAAACAGAAGATAGTAAGTTTAATCAAATTGAGAATTCTACCAAAGAGGCTAAACATTCAAAAAATGAATTCATTTCCTGTAATAGTTCCGAAGATAATACTAAAGAGACATTGATTGAAAATACAACAAACATTAAATTTGCAGATATAACTAATGATTCTGAAAGTGAATATGTACCGAGTGATGAACAAATAGATTCAG ATGAAGGAAAATCATGTAAAAAGAGAAAATCTCTTACCAAATCTGTTCATACAAAAAGAG TTTTGGATGATGGAAATGAAGAGATGTATAGAGAAAGGGTAGAGAAAAGTGGTTATCCAAAAGATGAACCACTACACAAAatagataatttatttaaaatcccTCAATCTATATGGAAAAAGTTATATAA ATATCAGAAAGTGTCTGTACAATGGTTGTGGGAACTGCATCTTCGTGGCTTAGGAGGGTTACTAGGTGATGAAATGGGTTTGGGAAAGACTGTTCAAGTAATTGCATTTCTTGCAGGTTTAGATTGTAGTGAATTATTGTCAGATGGTGGAAG GTTCAGAGGTTTAGGACCAACTATAATTGTTTGTCCAGCTACTCTAATGGAACAATGGGTAAAGCATTTTCATGAATGGTGGCCTATTTTAAGAGTGGCTGTTCTACATCAATGTGGAACTTATAATG GTAATTTGGAGTATTTAATGCACTCTTTAAAATCTGGTGGTGTATTAATTACTTCTTATTCTGGTATGCTTATACATAAAGATTTACTTGTAACCAGTCAATGGCACTATGTCATACTTGATGAAGGTCACAAAATAAGAAATCCACAAGCAAAG ATCAGTAAAGCAGTAAAGGAATTCTCTACACCACATCGACTTTTGTTAACGGGTAGCCCTATGCAAAACTCCTTAAAAGAACTATGGTCCCTCTTTGATTTTATTCTACCTGGCAAGTTAGGCACTTTACCTGCATTTTTAGAGCATTGTGCAGCCCCTATAACTCGTGGAGGATATACAAATGCTTCTCCTTTGCAAGAAGCTATCGCGCTTCAGGTCGCTACAATGCTTAGAGATACTATTACACCATATATGCTCCGAAGAACAAAAAATGATGTGCAACATCATCTTAATCTACCAGAAAAGAACGAACAG GTACTGTTTTGCAGTTTAACAGGAGAACAAAAGGAattatataaagaatatttaCGTTCTGCAGATGTTAGTTTCATTTTGCATGAAAAGAGTAATTCAGTAAGCAGAAGATACAGGGCTCGCCTCCTCATAGCATTATCAGTGCTTAGGAAGATATGTAATCATCCTGATTTGTTTCTTTATACAAATCCAGTT GATTCAGATGAAGACATTGATGTATCAAATGAAGCATTGGAGAAATTTGGATACTGGAAGCGCTCTGGTAAAATGATAGTGGTTCGGTCCCTTcttaaaatttggaagaaacaGGGACATAGAGTACTTCTTTTTACTCAAGGGAGACAA ATGATGCATGTTTTAGAATCTCTAGTACAAAGCGAAGAATATTCTTATTTAAGAATGGATGGAATTACTTCTATGTCACAACGACAAGAAACAATTCGTTTATTTAataag GATCCATCATATTTTGTGTTTTTGTTAACTACGCGTGTTGGAGGTCTGGGAGTAAATTTGACTGGAGCAAATCGAGTAGTTATTTATGATCCGGATTGGAATCCAGCAACTGATGCTCAAGCAAGAGCACGTGCATGGAGAATTGGACAAAACAAAAAAGTTACCATTTATAGACTTATTACTGCTGGTACTATTGAAGAAAAG ATGTATCACagacaaatatttaaaatacttcTTGCAAATAAGGTTTTAGAAGATCCACGTCAACATAGATTATTTAAAACTTCCGATTTAGttgaactttttaattttaatgaatcTATCGATAATAATTCTAGTGAAATAGATCAATTATTCGGACAATCTAGACTAGTTTCTTCGTCTACCAAATTTTCAcctaataaaattgaaaaaatgcgAAAATTAGCAGCTACGCTTAGTAAAAATATAAGTCAAAATACCTCAAACTCTACACCTGTAATACAAATAGCAAATGCTACAGAGAATCATTATGTTTCAAGTtgccataataataatattgatcaagatattttaaaacacaattatgaaatattcaagGATAATTTAACAAAAGAAGGTATTAGAAACGAGAGTAATCTTCataaaaaaaatgaagatatacttttttCTGCACATCAAGAAAGTACGAATGACAACAATAtccaaaataaaatttcaaaagatATTGAATACAATACAGACAACATCTTAAATAATAAACTGGAAGATGAAGATCATACATTAACAAGTAGATcaaattttgatattaaaataCATGAAACATCAAATAAGGCTACTGTACAATGTCTATCTAATGATGCTAATATAACTGAAATTTTAGATAGAAATAACGAAACAGTAACATGTAATGTGAATATGAATGAAGATACGTtgccaaaattaaataaaaatcattgcaaagaaaaaagaaaaagaagttcaCGATTAGAAGAGCATGCTGCCTCAGCTCTATTTGAAGGAGAACGTGTCTCACATTTAATTGGACGACGTCTTGGACGTTCTCTGGCCGAGGAACCTAAACCAATTGAAGATGATCAATACGTCTTAGAAAAATTATTTGCCAAAGCGA GCGTGACTTCTGCTTTTCAACACGAGACAGTATTATCAAATTCAGAATATAATTCTGATGACAAAAATCCAATGCAACGATTAGCGCGCGAAACAGCGCAAGAAAATATGGACAGTATTCGTAAATCTCGTAAGTGGTGTTGGAAGCCTATGTGGAATTCTATGTCACCAAAAAATGACTGa
- the LOC117165710 gene encoding uncharacterized protein LOC117165710 isoform X1 codes for MESDDQGQVFNNEKFNGIHINGGDNSLREKVLSIRSEESIFNEASRKIDNFMKSNIKTKKDSKELNNDNGTGTIDCSGQKKLKKQVQTGEITPFQAIEKQFDLLKTKGTFNKSSHLLDLEKYLRQQAELAKQRKRLKENSKASKYTSNNAVTIKKPKLLNTHPKEFKIAKKTKIEANKKKLVSEFETSKSLNKNNDINYETEDSKFNQIENSTKEAKHSKNEFISCNSSEDNTKETLIENTTNIKFADITNDSESEYVPSDEQIDSADEGKSCKKRKSLTKSVHTKRVLDDGNEEMYRERVEKSGYPKDEPLHKIDNLFKIPQSIWKKLYKYQKVSVQWLWELHLRGLGGLLGDEMGLGKTVQVIAFLAGLDCSELLSDGGRFRGLGPTIIVCPATLMEQWVKHFHEWWPILRVAVLHQCGTYNGNLEYLMHSLKSGGVLITSYSGMLIHKDLLVTSQWHYVILDEGHKIRNPQAKISKAVKEFSTPHRLLLTGSPMQNSLKELWSLFDFILPGKLGTLPAFLEHCAAPITRGGYTNASPLQEAIALQVATMLRDTITPYMLRRTKNDVQHHLNLPEKNEQVLFCSLTGEQKELYKEYLRSADVSFILHEKSNSVSRRYRARLLIALSVLRKICNHPDLFLYTNPVDSDEDIDVSNEALEKFGYWKRSGKMIVVRSLLKIWKKQGHRVLLFTQGRQMMHVLESLVQSEEYSYLRMDGITSMSQRQETIRLFNKDPSYFVFLLTTRVGGLGVNLTGANRVVIYDPDWNPATDAQARARAWRIGQNKKVTIYRLITAGTIEEKMYHRQIFKILLANKVLEDPRQHRLFKTSDLVELFNFNESIDNNSSEIDQLFGQSRLVSSSTKFSPNKIEKMRKLAATLSKNISQNTSNSTPVIQIANATENHYVSSCHNNNIDQDILKHNYEIFKDNLTKEGIRNESNLHKKNEDILFSAHQESTNDNNIQNKISKDIEYNTDNILNNKLEDEDHTLTSRSNFDIKIHETSNKATVQCLSNDANITEILDRNNETVTCNVNMNEDTLPKLNKNHCKEKRKRSSRLEEHAASALFEGERVSHLIGRRLGRSLAEEPKPIEDDQYVLEKLFAKASVTSAFQHETVLSNSEYNSDDKNPMQRLARETAQENMDSIRKSRKWCWKPMWNSMSPKND; via the exons ATGGAAAGTGATGATCAAGGACAAGTttttaataatgaaaaatttaatggTATACACATAAATGGGGGAGATAACAGTTTGAGAGAGAAG GTTTTGTCAATAAGAAGCGAGGAAAGCATTTTTAATGAAGCATCAAGAAAGATTGATAATTTCATGAaatcaaatataaaaacaaaaaaggattCAAAAGAACTAAACAATGATAATGGAACTGGTACTATAGATTGTTCAGGgcaaaaaaaattaaaaaaacaagtTCAAACTGGAGAGATTACGCCCTTTCAAGCAATTGAAAAACAGTTTGATTTGTTAAAAACTAAAGG gACATTTAATAAATCCTCTCATTTACTTGATCTTGAAAAATACCTTCGACAGCAGGCTGAACTTGCCAAACAAAGAAAACGTTTGAAAGAAAATTCAAAGGCATCTAAGTATACTAGTAATAATGCAGTAACAATTAAAAAGccaaaattattaaatactcatcctaaagaatttaaaatagcgaaaaaaacaaaaatcgaAGCTAATAAGAAGAAATTAGTTTCTGAATTTGAAACATCaaaaagtttaaataaaaacaatgaTATTAATTATGAAACAGAAGATAGTAAGTTTAATCAAATTGAGAATTCTACCAAAGAGGCTAAACATTCAAAAAATGAATTCATTTCCTGTAATAGTTCCGAAGATAATACTAAAGAGACATTGATTGAAAATACAACAAACATTAAATTTGCAGATATAACTAATGATTCTGAAAGTGAATATGTACCGAGTGATGAACAAATAGATTCAG caGATGAAGGAAAATCATGTAAAAAGAGAAAATCTCTTACCAAATCTGTTCATACAAAAAGAG TTTTGGATGATGGAAATGAAGAGATGTATAGAGAAAGGGTAGAGAAAAGTGGTTATCCAAAAGATGAACCACTACACAAAatagataatttatttaaaatcccTCAATCTATATGGAAAAAGTTATATAA ATATCAGAAAGTGTCTGTACAATGGTTGTGGGAACTGCATCTTCGTGGCTTAGGAGGGTTACTAGGTGATGAAATGGGTTTGGGAAAGACTGTTCAAGTAATTGCATTTCTTGCAGGTTTAGATTGTAGTGAATTATTGTCAGATGGTGGAAG GTTCAGAGGTTTAGGACCAACTATAATTGTTTGTCCAGCTACTCTAATGGAACAATGGGTAAAGCATTTTCATGAATGGTGGCCTATTTTAAGAGTGGCTGTTCTACATCAATGTGGAACTTATAATG GTAATTTGGAGTATTTAATGCACTCTTTAAAATCTGGTGGTGTATTAATTACTTCTTATTCTGGTATGCTTATACATAAAGATTTACTTGTAACCAGTCAATGGCACTATGTCATACTTGATGAAGGTCACAAAATAAGAAATCCACAAGCAAAG ATCAGTAAAGCAGTAAAGGAATTCTCTACACCACATCGACTTTTGTTAACGGGTAGCCCTATGCAAAACTCCTTAAAAGAACTATGGTCCCTCTTTGATTTTATTCTACCTGGCAAGTTAGGCACTTTACCTGCATTTTTAGAGCATTGTGCAGCCCCTATAACTCGTGGAGGATATACAAATGCTTCTCCTTTGCAAGAAGCTATCGCGCTTCAGGTCGCTACAATGCTTAGAGATACTATTACACCATATATGCTCCGAAGAACAAAAAATGATGTGCAACATCATCTTAATCTACCAGAAAAGAACGAACAG GTACTGTTTTGCAGTTTAACAGGAGAACAAAAGGAattatataaagaatatttaCGTTCTGCAGATGTTAGTTTCATTTTGCATGAAAAGAGTAATTCAGTAAGCAGAAGATACAGGGCTCGCCTCCTCATAGCATTATCAGTGCTTAGGAAGATATGTAATCATCCTGATTTGTTTCTTTATACAAATCCAGTT GATTCAGATGAAGACATTGATGTATCAAATGAAGCATTGGAGAAATTTGGATACTGGAAGCGCTCTGGTAAAATGATAGTGGTTCGGTCCCTTcttaaaatttggaagaaacaGGGACATAGAGTACTTCTTTTTACTCAAGGGAGACAA ATGATGCATGTTTTAGAATCTCTAGTACAAAGCGAAGAATATTCTTATTTAAGAATGGATGGAATTACTTCTATGTCACAACGACAAGAAACAATTCGTTTATTTAataag GATCCATCATATTTTGTGTTTTTGTTAACTACGCGTGTTGGAGGTCTGGGAGTAAATTTGACTGGAGCAAATCGAGTAGTTATTTATGATCCGGATTGGAATCCAGCAACTGATGCTCAAGCAAGAGCACGTGCATGGAGAATTGGACAAAACAAAAAAGTTACCATTTATAGACTTATTACTGCTGGTACTATTGAAGAAAAG ATGTATCACagacaaatatttaaaatacttcTTGCAAATAAGGTTTTAGAAGATCCACGTCAACATAGATTATTTAAAACTTCCGATTTAGttgaactttttaattttaatgaatcTATCGATAATAATTCTAGTGAAATAGATCAATTATTCGGACAATCTAGACTAGTTTCTTCGTCTACCAAATTTTCAcctaataaaattgaaaaaatgcgAAAATTAGCAGCTACGCTTAGTAAAAATATAAGTCAAAATACCTCAAACTCTACACCTGTAATACAAATAGCAAATGCTACAGAGAATCATTATGTTTCAAGTtgccataataataatattgatcaagatattttaaaacacaattatgaaatattcaagGATAATTTAACAAAAGAAGGTATTAGAAACGAGAGTAATCTTCataaaaaaaatgaagatatacttttttCTGCACATCAAGAAAGTACGAATGACAACAATAtccaaaataaaatttcaaaagatATTGAATACAATACAGACAACATCTTAAATAATAAACTGGAAGATGAAGATCATACATTAACAAGTAGATcaaattttgatattaaaataCATGAAACATCAAATAAGGCTACTGTACAATGTCTATCTAATGATGCTAATATAACTGAAATTTTAGATAGAAATAACGAAACAGTAACATGTAATGTGAATATGAATGAAGATACGTtgccaaaattaaataaaaatcattgcaaagaaaaaagaaaaagaagttcaCGATTAGAAGAGCATGCTGCCTCAGCTCTATTTGAAGGAGAACGTGTCTCACATTTAATTGGACGACGTCTTGGACGTTCTCTGGCCGAGGAACCTAAACCAATTGAAGATGATCAATACGTCTTAGAAAAATTATTTGCCAAAGCGA GCGTGACTTCTGCTTTTCAACACGAGACAGTATTATCAAATTCAGAATATAATTCTGATGACAAAAATCCAATGCAACGATTAGCGCGCGAAACAGCGCAAGAAAATATGGACAGTATTCGTAAATCTCGTAAGTGGTGTTGGAAGCCTATGTGGAATTCTATGTCACCAAAAAATGACTGa